A section of the Macadamia integrifolia cultivar HAES 741 chromosome 9, SCU_Mint_v3, whole genome shotgun sequence genome encodes:
- the LOC122088847 gene encoding uncharacterized protein LOC122088847 encodes MLRASSLDVCRDHLWSQLGDPSSSCSNFWDNDRYWPPGAQRICVTTLQYSVKTVFDAAIKVVLQPLKQKKKRIRRLRRAAPFCNMYVWNNKLVFLAGFEMNGLFIKQVVSFGIVC; translated from the exons ATGCTTAGGGCTTCTTCTCTCGACGTCTGCAGGGATCATCTCTGGTCGCAGCTGGGAGACCCATCTTCTTCCTGCAGCAACTTCTGGGACAACGACCGCTATTGGCCTCCCGGAGCTCAACGTATCTGTGTAACAACGCTGCAAT ATTCTGTTAAGACAGTATTTGATGCGGCCATAAAAGTGGTGCTCCAGCCActcaagcaaaagaaaaaaagaataagaaggcTCAGAAGAGCTGCTCCATTTTGTAATATGTATGTCTGGAACAACAAGCTTGTATTCCTTGCTGGATTTGAAATGAATGGCTTGTTTATCAAGCAGGTTGTCAGTTTCGGCATTGTATGCTAG